One Paenibacillus riograndensis SBR5 DNA segment encodes these proteins:
- the hpf gene encoding ribosome hibernation-promoting factor, HPF/YfiA family has product MQFSIRGQQIEVTDALRDYVDKKLSRLEKYFDAPPTSEGYVTLGVVRGLHTVEVTIPLAGVTLRAEDRSDDMYASIDAVVDKLERQIRKHKTKLNRKFRQEGSLKTLFVEGAPSSVAVEEQDYDDLEVVRNKRFTLKPMDVEEAILQMNMVGHNFFVFSNIDTSEVSVVYKRNDGKYGLIEQD; this is encoded by the coding sequence ATGCAATTCAGCATTCGAGGTCAACAAATTGAAGTGACCGACGCTTTGAGAGATTATGTTGATAAGAAGCTCAGCAGACTTGAGAAGTATTTCGATGCACCCCCTACCTCAGAAGGATATGTGACGCTTGGCGTCGTTCGCGGCCTTCATACGGTGGAAGTAACAATCCCGCTGGCAGGTGTAACGCTTCGTGCGGAAGACCGCAGCGACGATATGTACGCATCCATCGATGCCGTGGTGGACAAGCTGGAACGCCAAATCCGCAAGCACAAGACCAAGCTTAATCGTAAATTCCGCCAGGAAGGAAGCCTGAAAACACTCTTTGTGGAAGGCGCACCAAGCAGCGTTGCTGTGGAGGAACAGGATTACGATGATTTGGAGGTTGTGCGGAACAAGCGCTTCACCTTGAAGCCGATGGACGTAGAAGAAGCGATCCTGCAAATGAACATGGTTGGACATAATTTCTTCGTGTTTTCCAACATCGACACTTCTGAAGTCAGCGTTGTTTACAAACGCAATGACGGCAAATATGGTCTGATTGAACAAGACTAG
- a CDS encoding S-layer homology domain-containing protein — protein sequence MKKKWRGLLTGLLGIGMMLGSLGSVSAAPVPKDIQGHWAQKQLQDWLNKGYLGGYQDGTVKPNKAITRAEYVALVNRLFGYTDTATISFKDLKKSNWYYSEVAKAVKAGYIGGYENNTFRPNASLTRQEAAVIAAKILKLNTKATTAKFKDSSQFAAWSRGAIAAAADKKVINGYPDGTFGPKRALTRAEAVGIISNSVAQKPAAPGVTPAPTPTPKPTTSPAPTTSPTPAPTKAPGGGSGGGSGGGGGGGGFITPTVTNAAYGHVGSVTADVYLTPNVTGAVYYVVAPYAINVTAPSAQQVKEGQIAAGTAGVHHGTQATTAGTTVSFTVYGLKADTEYATYVTVADSYGNWSSVATVRLKTAPAGANAIVVAQPGNIGTVTADVYVKYGTAGGTAQEVRYVVLKDNAAAPTATQVAEGKDSAGTLLSSALKGTISAQPGVGHTHTLSGLTAATGYKVYLVSGHGTTWSSVEVIRIHTK from the coding sequence ATGAAAAAGAAGTGGCGTGGTCTTCTGACCGGACTGCTGGGAATCGGCATGATGTTAGGTTCACTCGGCAGTGTATCAGCCGCGCCGGTACCCAAGGATATTCAAGGGCACTGGGCACAAAAGCAATTGCAGGACTGGCTGAATAAAGGTTATCTGGGAGGGTACCAGGACGGTACGGTCAAACCCAATAAAGCCATTACACGTGCAGAGTATGTGGCTTTGGTTAACCGCCTGTTCGGTTATACCGATACGGCAACAATCAGCTTCAAGGACCTCAAGAAATCGAACTGGTATTACAGTGAAGTTGCCAAAGCGGTAAAAGCCGGATACATCGGCGGGTATGAGAACAATACCTTCCGTCCCAACGCTTCGCTTACACGGCAAGAGGCTGCTGTTATTGCAGCCAAGATTTTGAAGCTGAACACTAAGGCGACTACTGCCAAGTTCAAGGACAGCAGCCAGTTTGCGGCCTGGAGCCGTGGAGCTATTGCGGCAGCCGCCGACAAGAAAGTCATCAACGGTTATCCGGATGGGACTTTCGGTCCCAAGAGGGCATTAACCCGGGCAGAGGCAGTTGGCATTATCAGCAATTCGGTGGCTCAAAAGCCTGCGGCTCCTGGTGTAACCCCAGCTCCAACTCCTACTCCTAAGCCAACAACTTCACCGGCTCCAACAACTAGCCCAACACCGGCACCAACCAAGGCTCCGGGTGGAGGATCTGGTGGCGGTTCCGGCGGCGGTGGTGGCGGTGGCGGTTTCATTACACCGACAGTAACCAACGCTGCGTATGGACACGTTGGCTCTGTGACTGCAGACGTCTACTTGACGCCTAATGTAACGGGTGCTGTGTATTACGTAGTTGCGCCATATGCCATTAACGTAACTGCACCAAGCGCGCAGCAGGTGAAGGAAGGACAAATTGCTGCCGGAACGGCAGGCGTTCATCATGGAACCCAAGCGACTACCGCAGGTACTACTGTGTCCTTCACGGTGTATGGACTTAAGGCTGATACGGAATACGCTACTTATGTCACGGTTGCAGACAGCTACGGCAACTGGTCTTCTGTAGCCACTGTCCGGTTGAAAACCGCACCGGCTGGTGCGAATGCCATTGTTGTGGCACAGCCGGGGAATATCGGTACTGTGACGGCTGATGTGTATGTCAAATACGGCACAGCAGGCGGAACAGCTCAAGAGGTCAGATATGTTGTGCTGAAGGATAATGCGGCAGCCCCTACAGCCACTCAAGTGGCAGAAGGCAAGGATAGTGCCGGGACACTGTTGTCCTCTGCATTAAAAGGCACCATTTCCGCGCAGCCTGGTGTAGGTCACACTCATACACTAAGCGGTCTTACAGCGGCTACCGGCTACAAGGTTTACTTGGTTAGCGGACATGGCACTACATGGTCCTCTGTTGAAGTCATACGGATTCATACGAAATAA
- a CDS encoding cold shock domain-containing protein, with the protein MEGKVKWFNAEKGYGFIETADGGDVFVHFSAIQTDGFKTLDEGQSVEFDIVEGARGPQAANVIKL; encoded by the coding sequence ATGGAAGGTAAAGTTAAATGGTTTAACGCAGAAAAAGGTTATGGTTTCATCGAAACTGCCGACGGTGGCGACGTATTCGTACACTTCTCCGCGATTCAAACTGATGGTTTCAAAACATTGGATGAAGGCCAATCCGTGGAGTTCGACATCGTTGAAGGTGCACGCGGACCACAAGCAGCTAACGTCATCAAATTATAA
- a CDS encoding tetratricopeptide repeat-containing glycosyltransferase family 2 protein — translation MKLSLVMIVKNEEGTLRRCLDSAFKLVDEIVIVDTGSTDTTKQIASEFHAKIFEYEWTNDFAAARNFALEQATSEWSLVLDADEYISNECADEIYSFITHSPAVGQIKRIDKFMSKDGVSFEQSYISRLFPSSCRYSGKIHEQIVSDLPRVRVDVEIQHDGYFEKKKSDRNIPILLQVIEENPQDPYYYYQIAKEYRGIDEHDKTYASLKQAYSKITHKEGYAPSLIVNFLYAIIASGHLDEGLAIVEAEQDFLSESADFYFVSALFLLELILSDPDQYSDLIPYIERFYLRALEIGETGQEGSVIGTGSFAAHHNLGVYYEVIGDTGKAKQQYLYAKGFDYAPSIERLKLFD, via the coding sequence ATGAAACTTTCCCTAGTTATGATTGTAAAAAATGAGGAAGGTACCTTAAGACGTTGTCTGGACAGTGCCTTTAAGCTCGTTGATGAAATAGTTATAGTAGACACTGGTTCTACTGATACTACCAAACAGATAGCTTCCGAATTCCATGCTAAGATATTCGAATACGAGTGGACCAACGACTTCGCGGCTGCCCGCAATTTTGCTTTGGAGCAGGCGACCAGCGAGTGGAGCCTGGTACTGGACGCTGATGAATACATTTCTAACGAGTGTGCAGATGAAATTTATAGCTTTATTACTCATTCTCCTGCCGTAGGCCAAATAAAAAGAATAGATAAATTTATGTCGAAAGATGGAGTGAGCTTTGAGCAAAGCTACATCTCACGTCTTTTCCCATCCAGTTGCCGATATTCCGGGAAAATTCATGAACAGATAGTATCTGACCTGCCCAGAGTGAGAGTGGATGTAGAGATTCAGCATGATGGTTACTTTGAAAAAAAGAAGTCAGACAGAAATATTCCAATACTCTTGCAGGTAATTGAGGAGAATCCCCAAGACCCATATTACTACTATCAAATTGCCAAGGAATATCGTGGAATAGACGAACATGATAAAACGTATGCTTCATTGAAACAGGCATATAGTAAAATCACTCATAAAGAAGGATATGCTCCGAGTCTTATCGTCAATTTTTTGTATGCGATCATTGCTTCAGGTCACTTGGATGAGGGACTGGCCATAGTTGAAGCGGAGCAGGATTTTCTCAGTGAGTCTGCGGATTTTTATTTTGTCTCTGCCCTTTTTCTTCTTGAGCTCATCCTTAGCGATCCTGATCAATATAGTGACCTGATTCCGTATATCGAACGATTTTACTTAAGAGCACTAGAGATAGGTGAGACGGGACAAGAGGGAAGCGTTATAGGAACCGGTAGCTTTGCTGCACATCATAATCTCGGTGTGTATTATGAGGTGATTGGTGATACAGGTAAAGCAAAGCAGCAATATCTATATGCAAAAGGCTTCGATTACGCTCCTTCTATTGAAAGATTAAAATTATTTGATTGA
- a CDS encoding LicD family protein, giving the protein MNKLNELQTVELDILKEFTRVAKREELTWFAMFGTLLGAVRHKGFIPWDDDIDIALPRKEYDRLRLSQHWFSEPYFLQTPQNDPAAAPHYIRLQRSDTTVLSNFPNGYTRGGHMGAYIDILPLDDMPGGDAARRVQETALKIQIQMYASAALDECEGPEISESKEGFCYGAGGISGQYDFFAERYERFCSKYSNQLYYSIPVVMGEHGRRVYDKKWFSESVEMDFEDLKIPVPVGYKETLIASYPGGLYEPDAKDRKPKHRDHSIVDLGRSYKEYVRTYTDMLCGIENKKVYIFGAGDSLRIWLERYSNGLNVVCAFDNRKAAWGSLAYGVPVRSPSELPVLMDENSRLIIASIYHKEIAKQLEEMNISDYYFFIDGLKYTRCLNNTE; this is encoded by the coding sequence GTGAACAAACTAAATGAGTTACAGACTGTAGAGCTTGATATTCTAAAAGAATTTACAAGGGTCGCAAAGCGTGAAGAGCTAACCTGGTTCGCCATGTTTGGAACTCTTCTCGGCGCGGTACGTCATAAAGGATTTATCCCTTGGGATGACGATATTGATATTGCCTTACCGCGTAAGGAATATGATCGTCTCCGGCTTTCGCAGCATTGGTTTAGTGAACCCTATTTCCTGCAGACACCGCAAAATGATCCTGCCGCCGCTCCCCATTATATAAGGCTGCAGCGAAGCGATACGACGGTCCTCTCGAACTTTCCTAATGGGTATACGCGAGGTGGTCACATGGGGGCCTATATCGACATCCTTCCTCTAGACGATATGCCCGGCGGCGATGCTGCAAGGCGCGTTCAGGAAACTGCATTGAAGATACAAATTCAAATGTACGCTTCGGCTGCCCTTGATGAATGCGAGGGGCCTGAGATCTCCGAAAGTAAAGAGGGATTTTGTTATGGTGCCGGCGGAATATCGGGACAATACGACTTTTTTGCAGAGCGGTATGAACGCTTCTGCTCAAAGTATTCTAACCAGTTATATTACTCTATCCCCGTTGTAATGGGCGAGCATGGCAGAAGGGTATATGACAAGAAGTGGTTTTCGGAAAGTGTTGAAATGGACTTTGAAGATTTGAAAATTCCAGTGCCTGTCGGCTATAAGGAAACGCTAATTGCATCTTATCCTGGCGGACTATACGAGCCGGATGCGAAAGATCGCAAACCAAAGCACCGGGATCATAGTATTGTGGATTTGGGCCGGTCTTACAAAGAGTACGTTCGTACCTATACAGACATGCTATGCGGTATTGAAAATAAAAAGGTGTACATCTTCGGTGCTGGTGATAGCCTGCGGATTTGGTTGGAGCGTTACAGCAATGGGTTGAATGTAGTTTGCGCTTTTGATAACCGTAAGGCCGCATGGGGGAGTTTAGCATATGGTGTACCCGTGCGTTCTCCTTCCGAATTGCCTGTGTTAATGGATGAGAACTCACGGCTCATTATTGCAAGCATCTATCATAAAGAAATAGCCAAGCAGCTTGAGGAAATGAATATATCCGATTACTACTTTTTTATTGACGGCTTAAAATATACAAGGTGTTTAAACAATACAGAGTAA
- a CDS encoding TylF/MycF/NovP-related O-methyltransferase — protein MEKAIIYGAGTTGKSIFEQIQKKGVSCIAFIDNDSNLHGRTINGVPVIAPSDIVTLNYDKVYIGTIMDIELLSQRLISMGVNESKIDDSLVSLSYKARIAFLKSQAEILRDREITGSCAECGVLSGSFAKVINETFYDKTLYLFDTFEGFDQRDIGMELTNGFSNSLAGTFGGLTSADAVMKSMPIPEKVVIKKGYFPETTAGIEDTFVFVNLDFDLYKPTLSGLDFFYPKLATGGILLIHDYFSIRFKGVKQAVDEFCQNNALMPISIGDTSSVVIVKNS, from the coding sequence GTGGAAAAAGCGATTATATATGGTGCTGGTACTACTGGAAAGTCTATATTTGAGCAAATTCAAAAAAAAGGTGTAAGTTGTATAGCTTTTATTGACAACGATTCGAACTTGCATGGTAGAACAATAAATGGGGTACCAGTTATCGCTCCCAGTGATATTGTAACGCTTAATTATGATAAAGTTTATATTGGCACAATTATGGATATCGAATTGTTAAGCCAGCGACTTATTTCAATGGGTGTAAATGAAAGCAAAATAGATGATAGTCTAGTATCTCTCTCATACAAAGCTCGTATTGCTTTTCTAAAATCTCAAGCAGAAATACTTAGAGATAGAGAAATTACAGGTTCGTGCGCTGAATGTGGCGTTTTAAGCGGTTCTTTTGCCAAAGTGATTAATGAAACGTTCTACGATAAAACTTTATATCTATTTGATACCTTTGAAGGATTTGACCAACGTGATATAGGTATGGAACTGACTAACGGTTTTTCAAACTCACTAGCTGGCACATTCGGTGGACTCACATCCGCTGATGCTGTAATGAAGTCTATGCCTATTCCAGAAAAGGTGGTCATTAAGAAGGGCTATTTTCCAGAAACTACAGCAGGAATTGAAGATACCTTCGTTTTTGTAAATCTGGACTTTGATTTATATAAACCTACCTTGTCGGGTTTGGATTTTTTCTATCCAAAACTTGCAACTGGCGGGATATTGTTAATTCACGACTATTTCTCGATTCGATTTAAAGGTGTCAAGCAAGCGGTTGACGAGTTTTGTCAAAATAACGCCTTAATGCCAATTTCTATTGGTGACACATCAAGCGTGGTAATCGTTAAAAACTCTTAG
- a CDS encoding LicD family protein, with protein sequence MGIEIQPNNAKKGPLSPEDLRAVQLIQVEMLAEVDRICRLHHINYAMIGGTMLGAIRHKGYIPWDDDADIGLLREEYEKFRKVCETDLDHERFYFQDMRATPGYRWGYGKIRRKNTYFLREGQAHLPYDSGIFIDIFPFDSVPDGKLAEKMHNLHCTIIRKILWSEVGKKTDKNPMLRYVFSLLSLIPLGMVSNHLQHFAGKSNRKKYQRVRVLTFPARDNVSEGRREWYEKTVDYKFEDLDLLGAESADAYLKHKFGAYLTTPPESERKSHPVSYYKLLD encoded by the coding sequence ATGGGAATTGAAATACAACCTAATAATGCGAAAAAAGGCCCGCTTTCTCCGGAGGACTTAAGAGCCGTTCAACTCATTCAGGTTGAAATGTTAGCGGAAGTGGATCGGATCTGCCGCTTACATCACATCAATTATGCTATGATCGGTGGTACCATGCTTGGCGCAATCCGTCATAAAGGCTACATACCGTGGGACGATGATGCGGATATTGGTCTACTTCGGGAAGAATACGAGAAGTTCCGCAAGGTGTGCGAAACAGATTTAGACCATGAGCGATTTTACTTTCAAGATATGAGGGCAACCCCCGGTTATCGTTGGGGATATGGGAAAATTAGACGAAAGAACACTTATTTCCTTAGGGAAGGTCAGGCTCATCTGCCTTACGACTCCGGGATATTTATCGATATTTTCCCTTTCGACAGTGTCCCTGACGGGAAATTGGCCGAGAAGATGCATAATCTTCACTGTACGATAATCCGGAAAATTTTATGGTCAGAAGTTGGCAAGAAAACGGATAAAAATCCAATGTTGCGCTACGTGTTCTCACTGCTTAGCCTAATACCGCTTGGAATGGTATCAAATCATTTGCAGCATTTTGCTGGAAAAAGTAACCGCAAAAAATATCAGCGCGTAAGAGTATTAACTTTTCCTGCACGAGATAATGTAAGTGAGGGCAGACGTGAGTGGTATGAAAAAACAGTTGATTACAAATTTGAGGATTTGGATTTATTGGGGGCGGAGAGTGCCGACGCATACTTAAAGCATAAGTTCGGTGCTTATCTAACAACTCCTCCGGAAAGTGAAAGAAAATCACATCCTGTTTCTTATTATAAACTTTTGGATTAA
- a CDS encoding glycerophosphodiester phosphodiesterase, translated as MKIWGHRGAYSSAPENTLVGFQMGAQMGADGVELDIQLTKDREIVVIHDETVDRTSNGQGWVKDFTLSEIKKLNFNKSGRTEPFFMEVPTLAEVLELLKPTGLTINIELKTGVIYYDGIEPIALKLVEKYGICDRIIWSSFNHYSVQKIKLLEPSSKTALLCGGEILVTGEQCEKVGAEALHPSIHMLRYPSLAEDCRKRGILIRPWTVTNDDDLSLARDLGVDAVMVNRIDWAKGVLADGN; from the coding sequence ATGAAAATATGGGGTCATCGCGGGGCCTATTCTTCCGCGCCGGAGAATACGCTTGTTGGTTTTCAAATGGGAGCCCAAATGGGTGCTGACGGAGTAGAGCTTGACATTCAGCTTACCAAGGACAGAGAGATCGTCGTCATCCACGACGAAACTGTTGACCGAACGAGCAATGGACAAGGGTGGGTAAAGGACTTTACCCTTTCTGAAATAAAAAAGCTCAATTTCAATAAAAGCGGTCGCACTGAGCCGTTCTTTATGGAAGTGCCAACGCTAGCAGAAGTATTGGAATTATTGAAACCGACAGGATTGACTATCAATATAGAGTTGAAAACAGGTGTCATCTATTATGATGGGATTGAACCTATTGCGTTAAAATTAGTAGAAAAGTACGGGATCTGCGACAGGATTATATGGTCGTCATTTAACCACTATTCTGTTCAGAAAATAAAGCTGCTTGAACCGTCATCCAAAACTGCGCTGCTATGCGGCGGGGAAATATTGGTCACTGGGGAGCAATGCGAAAAGGTTGGAGCTGAAGCGCTACATCCTAGCATTCATATGCTGCGCTATCCATCACTCGCGGAAGATTGTCGCAAACGGGGCATATTGATACGCCCTTGGACGGTAACGAACGATGATGATCTAAGCCTTGCAAGGGATCTCGGTGTAGACGCGGTGATGGTTAACAGAATTGACTGGGCGAAGGGTGTTTTGGCAGATGGGAATTGA
- a CDS encoding metallophosphoesterase family protein, which yields MERLKLSLTGLAGMKIRAGDGLQELGHPEMLSTPFFYLAQPGDLLRLMDSEYKFNVATYAAEVENSWIYTYNYAPDESWTVYRQDLSGNSYRQDDYMFTECVYFRVCLRKMNGTEFEGFEDINDILSFEKNATPLPEMKPWLRKEIERVSKRVMDIREKNELSFALLTDTHYTVNGTWDDTSVSIQQLHDELGFDGIIHLGDFTDGMITRDVSRYYVEQVLGDLKKCEIPVWTVLGNHDTNYFRNNPDRFSLKEQCELYLGRNEPRYSIDFEAHKLRFIFLDSFDPDEALRYGYNAACIQWLNKKLENTPDDWQIVIFSHLTSISRLQYWAKEIRGENELMGLLNNHAGKILAYINGHNHADFLDNEESFPIISIVNSKCEAFTEYKPEGFITPDRKLGEPSQEAFDIMLVNTEQRQIRFVRFGAGKDKIVTHGRAEWL from the coding sequence GTGGAACGCTTGAAGCTATCATTAACGGGTCTTGCAGGGATGAAAATACGCGCAGGTGATGGCCTGCAAGAGCTGGGACATCCTGAGATGCTAAGCACCCCATTTTTTTATTTGGCACAACCTGGCGATTTACTGCGGCTTATGGATTCGGAGTATAAGTTCAACGTTGCAACCTACGCGGCGGAGGTGGAAAATTCTTGGATTTACACCTATAACTATGCTCCAGACGAAAGCTGGACGGTTTACCGGCAGGATTTGAGCGGCAACAGTTACAGGCAAGACGATTATATGTTTACGGAGTGTGTTTACTTTCGTGTATGTCTAAGGAAAATGAATGGAACAGAATTTGAAGGTTTTGAGGATATCAATGATATTCTTTCTTTTGAAAAAAATGCAACTCCCCTGCCTGAAATGAAGCCGTGGCTCAGAAAAGAAATAGAGCGGGTCTCGAAGCGTGTTATGGATATACGGGAAAAAAATGAACTTTCCTTTGCGTTGTTGACCGATACACATTATACAGTAAACGGAACATGGGATGACACGTCTGTATCCATTCAACAACTTCATGATGAATTGGGGTTTGATGGGATTATTCATCTCGGCGATTTCACTGATGGCATGATAACGCGTGACGTAAGCCGTTATTATGTAGAACAGGTTCTTGGAGACTTGAAAAAGTGTGAAATACCTGTATGGACGGTGCTTGGCAATCATGATACCAACTATTTCAGGAATAATCCAGATCGGTTTTCCTTAAAAGAACAATGCGAGCTTTATTTAGGCAGAAATGAACCGAGATATTCCATTGATTTTGAAGCCCACAAACTGCGGTTTATATTCCTAGATTCCTTCGATCCGGACGAGGCTTTGCGTTATGGATACAACGCAGCGTGCATCCAGTGGCTAAATAAGAAACTAGAAAACACGCCTGATGATTGGCAAATTGTGATCTTTTCCCACTTAACGTCTATTAGCCGCTTACAGTATTGGGCAAAGGAAATACGTGGCGAAAACGAGTTGATGGGGTTGTTGAACAATCATGCCGGAAAAATACTTGCCTATATAAATGGTCATAACCATGCAGATTTTTTGGACAATGAAGAAAGCTTTCCTATTATATCCATAGTGAATTCCAAGTGTGAAGCATTTACGGAATATAAGCCGGAAGGCTTTATCACCCCTGATCGAAAACTCGGGGAACCGTCGCAAGAAGCATTTGATATTATGCTCGTTAACACAGAGCAGAGACAGATTCGTTTTGTGAGATTTGGCGCGGGTAAAGATAAGATCGTTACACATGGAAGGGCGGAGTGGCTTTAA
- the glf gene encoding UDP-galactopyranose mutase, giving the protein MKYDYLIVGAGPYGAIFAHEAMKCNKTCLVIDKRDHIGGNIYTEQVEGINVHKYGAHIFHTNDKEVWEYVNRFATFNRYTNSPIANFNGEIYNLPFNMNTFYRLWGVSDPTEAEKIIETQRLKCEEPQNLEEQALSLVGRDIYEKLIKGYTEKQWGRDCKDLPAFIIKRLPVRFTWDNNYFNDQYQGIPVGGYTGIIKKLLEGSEVRLNTDYFAQRDYFDHIATKTIYTGMLDEFFNYQFGPLEYRTLRFDSEILDQPNFQGNAVVNYTDKETPFTRIIEHKHFEFGTQPKTVVTREYSKEYENGDEPYYPVNDLKNSARYLSYKELAEGEENVIFGGRLAEYKYYDMWQIVRNSLDAARKELKEAKDNRYEM; this is encoded by the coding sequence ATGAAGTACGATTACTTGATTGTCGGTGCAGGGCCCTATGGTGCAATATTTGCACATGAAGCCATGAAGTGTAATAAAACTTGCTTAGTAATAGATAAGCGTGACCATATCGGAGGAAATATTTATACGGAACAAGTGGAAGGGATTAATGTGCACAAATACGGTGCGCATATTTTCCACACCAACGATAAAGAAGTATGGGAGTATGTTAATCGTTTTGCGACGTTCAATCGTTATACCAATTCGCCAATAGCAAATTTTAATGGCGAGATATACAATCTGCCTTTTAATATGAATACATTTTATCGGTTGTGGGGAGTTTCCGATCCGACAGAAGCAGAAAAGATTATAGAGACGCAACGCTTGAAATGTGAAGAGCCACAAAACCTTGAAGAACAAGCTCTTTCATTGGTCGGACGCGATATTTACGAAAAACTGATCAAAGGCTATACAGAAAAACAATGGGGGCGTGACTGCAAGGACTTGCCTGCGTTTATTATTAAGCGCCTGCCCGTTCGTTTCACTTGGGATAATAATTATTTTAACGACCAGTATCAAGGAATACCTGTCGGAGGGTATACGGGGATCATTAAAAAGTTGCTTGAAGGCAGCGAGGTTAGACTGAATACGGATTATTTTGCACAAAGAGACTACTTTGATCACATTGCCACAAAGACTATTTACACAGGAATGCTTGATGAGTTCTTTAATTATCAGTTCGGTCCGCTAGAGTACCGTACACTGCGTTTTGACTCGGAAATCCTTGATCAACCCAATTTCCAAGGTAACGCTGTTGTAAATTATACGGATAAGGAAACACCGTTTACCCGCATTATCGAGCATAAACACTTTGAATTTGGCACTCAGCCTAAAACCGTAGTTACGCGCGAGTATTCAAAAGAGTATGAAAACGGAGATGAACCCTATTATCCGGTTAATGATCTAAAGAACAGCGCGCGTTATTTAAGTTACAAAGAGCTTGCTGAAGGAGAAGAAAACGTCATTTTCGGCGGCAGGCTGGCTGAATACAAATATTACGATATGTGGCAAATCGTCAGAAACTCCCTGGATGCAGCAAGAAAAGAGCTGAAAGAAGCAAAAGATAATCGTTATGAAATGTAA